CCGATGTTCGGCTCGCGCTATCGCGATCTCTGGCGCACACCCATCACACTCCCCCTCCTCGATTTGGCGGCCACGGCCGGGGGACTGGCGGTGTCCGGCCGCGGCGCGGGCATGCAGGCGGGGTTCATCTACCTCACGGGTGCAGATGGGTCCCACTGGGTCTTTTACCCGCTGGACCGCCCGGAACCGCACTCCTTTCCGGCGGGTGTCGTGCCCGAGGCGGTCGGTGACGGGCTCGTCACCGACCTGGTGAGCGGACGGAACCCCGCTGGTCCGCTCGTGGCGGCTGCGTTGGCCGAGGCGGCTGACGTGCCGAACCAGGACGCCTGGCTGGTGGCGGTGCCGGCCGGCTCGGGGCTGCAGCTCGTGGCGGCCGGGGACTCGGCACGCGCCGGCTACCTGATCCGCGGCGACCCGGTTGCGACCACCGACTCCACCGGGCCGGTGACGGACGGCACCGTCATCACCGCCCGGGCCTTCCTGCACCGGGTCCTGACGCAGCCGCAGGAGCGGATCGACGCGCGCGCCGTGTTGGTGGCGGTCCTCTTCAACGCATACGTCGGCAACCTCAATCCACGCTTTCTCGAGTGGCGATGGCAGGCCGCGGTCGAGGATTCGGGCGTCCGCTGGCGGCCCCTCGGGCTCTTTCGGGCGACGGCCCTCTCCAAGTACAACGGCATCGTATCCAGCGCCTGGCGGCCGCTCGCCCCCGACCTGGTCAACTTCGGGAAGAAGTACCCGCACGTCGTGACGGGGAACTCCGACCAGCAGAGCGCGTACCGGCTGATGGTGGGATCCCTCGCCCGATCCACCTGGGACTCGGTGGCAATGTCGTTGCAGGAGCGGCTGACCGACTCGGTCATTGATGCGGCGGTGGCCCGCATGCCCTCCGCGTACCAGGGCAAGGTCGGGACGGATATCGCGAGCGGGCTGCGGCATCGGCGGGATCACATGTCGACGCTGGTCGATCGCATGTATCGGCAGGTGCGCCAGGACGCCGAGATCTACGCGACGACCGCATCGGACCGCGTCGTCCTGCAGTGGGACGGAAGGGACTCGCTCGCCGTCCGCATCGGCACCAGGCGTCCGGCGCCATATCTGGCGCGTGAGACCAACCGGCTGACGCTCTTCCTGGGAACGGGAACGGACACGCTCGAGGTGGTGGGCGGGCCAGGGAAGGCGCCCGCCGTGCGGATCGCACCGCTGCCGGGGGAGTCCCTGTTCGTCACCGGGTCCGGCGATCAGCGAGCGCTGACCATCTTCGGCAAGTCGGCCGACATGATCACCGACCGGCCCGGCGACCTGCGAATCCAGTCCCGCACGCTGACCGATCCCCTCGCCCTCATCGACAGCACGGGGGAGGAGCGGTCCGATGTCCCGCGGACCTACCACCCCACGGGCTGGCTCGCGCTCACCTCCGGGGTCGGCCTGCTCATCGGTGGTGGGGTGGTCCGGACCGACTGGTCGGGTGATGCCCGGCCGTACCGCAATCGCCTCACCCTCCGCGCCGCCTACGGTTCCGACTCGAAGCACGGCGTGGTGGAGCTCCTGGGCGATTTTCGCTTCGCGCGCTCCCCGCTCCAGCTGCAGGTCGAAGCGGTCGCGTCCGGCGTCGGGGCGGTCTATTTCTATGGGTACGGCAACCAGACGCCCGGCGACAGTGCCAACGCGTATTACCGAGCGGGACGGAACCTCTACGGGCTGGCGCCGACACTGCTCCTTCCCCTGTCGGACCGGATCAAGGTCGGGGTGGGAATCGAGCTCAAATCGGTGAATACCCCACTGGACAGCAACCTCTACATCGGCATTGCGCAACCGTACGGCAGCCCGGACTTCGGGGAGGCGGGCTTCACGGGCGAGTTTGTCCTCGACACCCGGGACGTCCGGGGCGCCCCCCGCAAGGGCGTGCTCGCCAGCGTGACCGGCGGCTGGTATCCCTGGGTGAAGGACGGGAGCGGTGACTTCACAACCGTCTCCAGCTCGCTCGCGACCTATCTCACCCCCCGCTGGTGGCAGGCCATGACTGTGGCGACCCGGATCGGCGGCACCACGACGTCCGGCAGCGTTCCGTACTATCAGGCGGCGTTCGTGGGCGGCGGGCGCACGGTGCGGGGACTGCCACAGGGCCGGTACGAAGGCGACCACTCGCTCTACGGAAACCTGGACCTCCGCCTCCGGGTCACACAGATCCAGTTCGTACTGCCCTGGGACTTCGGGGTGCTGGGGCTGGCTGACGTCGGCCGGGTCTGGGTGACCGGTGAGCAGTCCAACGTCTGGCATCCGAGCTTCGGTGGAGGACTCTGGGCCGCCCTCCTGGACCGCTCCCTCGCGGCGAGCCTCACCGTGGCGGGCGGCGCCGGACAGGGGATCTTCATCAACGCGCTCGGCGGGTTCACCTTCTAGTCTCGCGTCTCTCGCGACGGACGACTGCTCATGCTACCCATCCTCCTGATCCTGGCCCAGGCCGCGAGCCAACTGCCCGACACCACCGGCTACGCGACACCGGAGCTCCGTGCCCTCCTTGAGCGCGCCGCGGCCGTGAACGCCACGCCGCCCGCGGACTTCAGGGCACTTACCGCCCGGTACGAGTCCGAAGTGGCCCTGGTCAAGCTGCTCCCGGGTCGGATTCAGGGCGCCTCTACCATCGAGCAGACGGCCGGTATTTTCACGTGGGTGGCCGACAGTGGCTTTGGGCAGCATCAGCTGGGCTACCGCGTCGTGACCACCGGGGTGCCCCTCCCCGGATCGGCGGCGCTGACCAATGGGTGGATCATCCCGACCCTCACTGGAGAGAAGTGGAGCCTGTTCGGGTCCTCGAGCGGCGCCAAGACGGCCGTCGGAGCCGACTCCGGCGGTGACTACTCGGCGTGGTCGCCGCTCGGCGCGAGCCGCGACCAGTTCTACCGGTTTGAGGGCGGCGACACCGTCACTATCGCCTTTCCGACCGGCCCCGAGGCCCGGATGGTTCGGATCGCGGTCTGGCCACGCGAGGCCGGCACCACGCGTGAAAAAGTGTTCCGCGGAGACATCTACCTGGATCCTGAAACTGGTGTGCTTCGGCGGGTGCGGGGCCAGTTCCTCACCATCGGCGGCCCCCCAGAATCCGGACGCGCGAAGTTTCTCAACAAGCTTGCCCTGAACGGCGCCATCGCGGATCTCGTGACCACGGAAGTTCCGGGCGCGGGCTGGATTCCCACGTACCAGCGGATCGACCTCGAGGTCCTGATTCCGCTCACGACGGAGAGCTGGAGCATTCTCCGCGTCATGACGCGCCTCGGGGACATGGAGGCCGTCGTGGCTGCGCCCGGCGCACCCCCGGGAACCCTGCCGGCGCTCCAGCCAGGCCGCTCCGTGACCACCAAGGACAGCCTCCACGACTTCCGCGGGTGGAAGCTGCCGCCCAACACGCCGATGAACTCGGTGGAAACCGCCGACCTCTTCAGCGTCGGGCCCCTCGCGTTTCGGCCGGATGGCCCGCCCGAGTATCTCTGGCGCGGCCCCACCACGCTTGAGGCACTTCGGTTCAACCGGGTGGAAGGGCTGTACGTCGGCGTCTCCGGCACCATGTACTTCCGGGACGCCGTGCCGGGACTCAAGGTGCGCGGAACCGCCGGGTATGCCATGTGGCCCGGGCTGCCCCGTGGCGGCATTTCGGCCACCCTCGGCCGACCGCGCTGGGCCACGAACGTGACCGCCATGCGAGACCTGGATCTCACCACGAAGTTTGCCGACCCGCTCGACTACAACCGCGGCGTGCGCGCCCTCTTCCAGCAGGACAACTACGACTACGTCGACCGGCGGACCATCGGGGTTGGTGGCGAGTGGTTCTTCAACCCCCTGAACCCCGGCGGGGTGACGGCCCGCGTCGACTGGATCGACGACCGCCGCACCGTGGCGGACCTCTCGACCGGCCCCCTCGGCCAGACCTACACGATCAACCCGAACGTGGTGGCCTATGAGTACCCCCGCGTCCAGGTCGGCGTGCACTGGCACCCGGAAATCAGTTCGCACTTCACGAAGACAGGCGTCGCGTTGCACGCCACTTATGAGGCGGGCGGGGGCGACTTGCCCTATCAGCGGATCCAGGCCGGCTTCGTCGTCCGACTCAACTGGAAGATCGTCACCTTCACCATGGTCGCCGATGGCGGCACCACGATCTCCAACAATCCGCCCACGCAGCAGCTGTTCCTCATCGGCGGCTCCGGTTCGATGCCCGGGTACGATTACGACCAGTTTGGCGGCAATGTGGGCGCGCTGAGTCGCTGGATGCTGGCGGTCCCGCTGCCCTTCCTCCAGACGCCGCTCAAAATCGGGAACGCGACCATCCCGCCGATCGCGCCCAACCTGTCATACCGGTTCTATGCCGGATACACCGATACGACCAACGACGCGGCGCAGGCGGCGCTGAATGCGGTCGGGAGCCAGACCGTCAACGGCGTGAATCAGCCCTTTTCCGTGGTCTCCGATGGGGTCAAGACGACCCAGGAGATCCGATTGAGCCTCTTCGGCACCCTGCTTGGCTTCGGCGTGGCACGCCCGACGGACGGGGGCGCCTGGACGTTTACCTTCGCATTCGCACAGTCGTTCTAGCGATCCTGCCGCCCTCCCCGCCCGGCCCGGCTGTCCGGGTCGGGCGCGTTGTATATCATTCCATATAAACAAGATACGTGTCTGTCATAATGGCAGAGAATCACGGTATGGGGGTTGCCTTGAGGGTGGGCAACTCTGCCCGCCCTGAGCCTGTGGCCTCCAGCCGCCGGTCGGCGTGCGTGATTTCCCGAGAAAGGAATCCGACAGCATGGCCTCGAAAATCATTGGAATCGACCTCGGCACCACCAACTCCGTGGTGGCCGTCATGGAAGGCGGCGACCCCGTCGTCATCCCCAACGCCGAGGGTGGTCGCACTACCCCGTCGGTGGTGGCGTTCACGAAGGACGGGGAACGCCTGGTGGGTCAGGTGGCCAAGCGGCAGGCGGTCACCAACCCGAAGCAGACCATTTTTTCCATCAAGCGGTTCATGGGACGTCGGACCGGCGAGGTGAAGGAGGAGGCCAGCCGCGTCCCCTACCCGGTCGCCGACGGCGCCAACGGGCTGGCGGCCGTGGAAATCCAGGGCAAGAAGTACACACCCCCGGAAATTTCCGCGATGATCCTCCAGAAGATGAAGCAGACGGCGGAGGACTACCTCGGCACCACGGTCACCGAGGCCGTCATCACCGTGCCGGCGTACTTCAACGACTCGCAGCGCCAGGCCACCAAGGATGCCGGCAAGATTGCCGGCCTCGACGTCAAGCGGATCATCAACGAGCCGACGGCGGCGGCCCTGGCGTACGGCCTCGAGAAGAAGAAGGACGAGAAGATCGCCGTCTTCGACCTGGGCGGCGGCACCTACGACATCTCCGTGCTCGAGCTTGCCGAGGGTGTCTTCGAGGTCAAGAGCACCAACGGCGACACCCACCTCGGCGGCGACGACTTTGACCAGCGGGTCATCGACTGGCTCGTCACCGAGTTCAAGAAGGATCAGGGCATCGACCTTTCCAAGGACCCGATGGCGCTCCAGCGCCTGAAGGAGGCCGCGGAAAAGGCCAAGATGGAGCTCTCGAGCACCCAGCAGACCGACATCAACCTGCCGTTCATCACGGCCGACCAGTCGGGGCCGAAGCACCTGAACTACAACCTGACCCGCGCCAAGTTTGAGCAGCTGGTGGACGACCTCATCCAGCGGACCATGCCGCCGATGCAGCAGGCGCTCAAGGACGCCGGGCTCGACCCGAAGAGCATCGACGAGGTGATTCTCGTCGGCGGCTCGACGCGCATTCCGAAGATCCAGGAAGTGGTCAAGGAGTTCTTCGGCAAGGAGCCGAACCGCTCGGTCAATCCCGACGAGGTGGTGGCCATCGGCGCGGCGATCCAGGGCGGCGTCCTCGGCGGCGACGTGAAGGACGTGCTCCTGCTGGATGTCACTCCGCTTTCGCTCGGCATCGAGACGCTCGGCGGCGTGACCACCATCCTGATCCCGCGGAACACGACCATCCCGACCAAGAAGTCGGAGGTCTTCTCCACCGCCGAGGACAACCAGACCACGGTCGAGATTCACGTCCTGCAGGGCGAGCGGCAGATGGCGGTGGACAACCGGACCATCGGGAAGTTCCAGCTCACCGGGATCCCGCCGGCACCGCGCGGCATGCCGCAGGTGGAGGTGGCGTTCGACATCGACGCGAACGGCATCCTGCACGTGTCGGCCAAGGACAAGACCACGGGCAAGGAGCAGAAGATCAAGATCGAGGCGTCCAGCGGACTGTCCGACCAGGACATCGAGAAGATGGTCAAGAGCGCCGAGGCCCACGCCACCGACGACAAGAAGCGGCGCGACGAGATCGAGGCGCGCAACCAGCTCGACGGCCTGATGTACAAGGTTGAGAAGGACAGCAAGGAGTGGGTGGACCGGCTCTCCGAAGACGCCAAGTCCAAGCTGGACAATGCCTTGGAAGGCGGCAAGGGCGCCCTGAAGACCGGCGACCCGGATCTTATCCGCCGGGCCTTGGACGAGCTGAACGCGGCCTACTCCGCGGCTGGAGCCTCGCTGTACCAGAGCGCCCAGGGCACCGCGGAGCCGGCAGCCGATGGCGCCGGGCCGGCGGAAGGCGCGGCCCCGGCGGAGGATGTCGTCGAGGCCGACTACGAGATCGTGGACGACACCAAGAAGTAGCGCGCGACTGAAACCTTTTCCTGCGCATCCGGGTTATGATGGAATAGCCCGGCTGCGCCGGGAAGTGCATTCATACGCCAACAACTGAGAGAGTCCCCCTCATGTCCGTTCGCACCCGCAATTGGCTCAAGTTTGGAAGTCTCGTCGGCCTCGCCTTCATGCTGGGCCTCCTCTTCGCCGGCGTCCTGGAGTTGCCGGGCGCCACTCAGGCCCAGTCCCAGTCGGGCTTGCTGGCCCAGCCCGCAAGCTTCCAGTCGGCCGTCCCGGCGGTCACACGCCAGCCGGTCCCCTCCAACGGGTCCGCCGCCAGCATGCTCGTCGCCCTGAGCGACGCGTTCGCCGACGTGGCCGAGGGGGTGAAGCCCAGCGTCGTCGTCGTTCGTTCCCAGAAGACCAGCGCCGCACCCCAGGCGCAGCTGCCACCCGAGATGCAGCGCTTCTTTCCGCATAACCGGCAGGGACCACGGGTCGAGCAGAGCGGCGGCACCGGCGTCGTGGTATCCACCGATGGCCTCGTCCTGACGAACAATCACGTCGTCGAAGGGGCGGACAAGGTGACCGTCGAGCTGCCCGACCGCCGCGTGTTCAATGCAACGGTCGTGGGAACCGACCCGAACACCGACGTCGCGGTCGTGCGGATCAAGGCCACCGGCCTGAAGCCCGTGGTGCTTGGCAACAGTGACGACGCGCGGGTCGGCGAATGGGTCCTGGCCATCGGGAACCCGCTGGGCAACGCCCTGACGTTCACCGTGACCAGCGGCATCATCAGCGCCACCGGTCGCGGGCTGATTGGCCTGCCAAACCGCTCGCAGGGCAGCATCCAGGACTTCATCCAGACCGATGCCGCCATCAACCCCGGCAACTCCGGCGGTCCGCTGATCAACGTCCGCGGCGAGGTGATTGGCATCAACTCCGCCATCGCCAGCGAGACCGGGCTCAACGCCGGCTACGGATTCGCGATTCCGATCAACCTGGCGCGGAACGTCATGGAACAGCTGGTCAGCACCGGCCACGTGGAGCGCGCCGCCCTGGGCATCACGATCCGAGACGCCGGGCCCAACGACGCCGCCTACGTCGGGCTGGCCGAAATTCGTGGCGTGAAGGTCGAGACGTTCTCGCCCAATTCGCCCGCCGAGACCGCCGGCCTCCGTCCAGGCGACATCATCATCAGCGTGGACGGGAAGCCGGTCAACTACACGGCCCAGCTGCAGACCGCCATCGGGTTCATGCGCCCGGGGCAGGTCGTCCAGGTGGAAGTCGCCCGGAAGGGTGGCGCCCGCAAGACCTACGCGGTGAAGCTCACCGCCCTGAACGTCCCCGAGGTGGCCCAGGGCCCGTCGGCACAACCGGACGAAGAGGCCGCGCCGGAAGCGGGGGCCGTGATCGCCCCGCTCGGCATCACCGTCCAGAAGATTTCGGCGGACGACGCGGCACAAATGGGGCTTCCGCGCGGAACTGGCGGCCTCGTGGTCCTGGATGTCACGCCGGACGGTCCCTCCTGGGGGGTCCTCAGCGCCACCCGCGCCGGCGGTCCGCCAGAAGTGATCCTGAGCGTCGAGGGGAAGCCGGTCTCGGATGAAGCGGAGCTCCGCGCCGCGCTTGCAAAGCCTGGCCCCGGCGGCATCGTGACGCTCGATGTCCTGCGTCCGACCAGCAATCAGCGCCGGATCGAACGGATCAAGCTGGCTGAATAGCGCCTCCACGGGCGTGGGACGGGGCGGTATTGGGGCACGGCGTGCCGTGCCCCAATACCGCCTCGATGCTTACATTACGGGGTGAATTCCCGTACCCCCTTCCGCTGGGCCGTGCTGGCCCTCACTTTGGCCTGTTCCCCGGACGTCCAACCGGACGCCGGGAGTCCCTGGCTCACCGACAGCGATTTCGTGGTGGCCGGCTTGCCCGACGACGCCGACTCCGTTGAGATACTGGCGGTACTCGGCGAACCCGATTCCATCATTTCGCTTCCGGACCCCGACGAGCCGGACATTGAACTGCTGGCGTGGGTGTATCCGGACCTCGCCGTTGCGCTGGCCGATGATGGGCTCCGCTACGGCATCACCCTGACCAGCCCCAACGCGGTCACTGCCCGCGGGTTGCACCCTGGCGACCCTGAGACGCGGGTGCTCGAGCTCTACGGCCGCCCCAGGCGCGGGACGGCAGCCACGTGGGACTATGTCGCCACGGACGATCCCGACGGTCTGCATGTCATGCGTGTGGGGCTGGAAGACGGGCGCGTCTCGTGGATCTTTCTCGGCTGGCTTCTGGAGTGACATCATGACGGGTCGTTCCCGCCTCCTTCGAGTGGTCGAAACCGCCGAGCGTTTACCGCCGGCGCTCCAGCCTCCGTTCTGGGGGGCGCTGCTCGGCCTGGCGGTCACGGCAGGGCTGGTTCTTGCCAGCGTGCCACTGTGGCTCGTCCAGGGGCGCGCGGATATCCCGGCCGCGATCCTCGACATGGGGACGGCCGGACTCGTGGCCGGGGCAGCCGGTGGTGCCATCGCCCTCGTCCTGGCCGGACTGCGCAATGCGGGGCCGCTGGGCTACTACGCCCTCTGGATCATTGCGAACGCCGGCGCGGCACTGATTTACCTGGGCCTCCTCCGCCTCCTGGGCCGGGGAGAGGTGCTCGGGCTCAACCGAACATTTGCCCCGCTCATCGTTGCCGGGCTCGGCGCCCTGAACGGGCTGATCGTGGCCCGGGCGCTCGGGCGGAGCGGCCGGGAGTCGTACGGAGAATTCCGCACGTCCGCCAACCTGGTGGCCGGGGCGCTTCTCGCGGAGACGGCGGATCTCGAGCGGCGGGCACGAACCAATCCCGCGGCGGCCAACGACCTCGACCGTGTGCGGCAGGCCGAGCCAAGTGAGGCCTACCTGCGGCTGCTGGAACGGGTCGGCCGGCGGCTGGAAGCCCTGCCCGCTGATGACGTCGATGCGCGCCACGCGCGAGAGCATGTGGCCGAACTCGTCACCCGCGTCCGAGAGGACGTCCAGCGGCTGGCGACAGACCCCGAGTTTGCCGCGGAGCTGAAGCATCGGCAGGAGGTCGCCGAGGAACTGTTCAAGAAGGAACTCGAGCGCGAGGCCAGGCGACTGCGGAAGTCGGGGGAGGACTCGCCGGAGGCGAAGGAGACGCTCGGAGCCATCGAGCGCGAGCTACGGGGAGGCTCCAGCGGGGACTCCTGACCCGTCCTGATTCAAGATCGGCGACCGTGGCGGAATGGCAGACGCGCCTGGCTTAGGACCAGGTGGGGAAACCCGTGGGGGTTCGAGTCCCTCCGGTCGCACTCAACCCAAGGGAGGTCACATCACGACCCGCATCGTCGTCAATCCCAACGGCCCCATCCGGATCGAGGGCGACTTCTCGATAGTGGACGTGGAAGGGACCGCGTTTGGCCTCGGGGGCCGGTCCACGATCACCCTGTGCCGGTGTGGTCACTCCGCCAACAAACCGTTCTGCGATGGGGCACATGCCCGTGAGGGGTTTCGGGAGCCAGCCGTCGCCCGGGACCTCCCTCCCCGCCCGGGGAGCTGACCCGCAAGCCTCGTTTGCCCGGGTCACGGCGGCCGGGTAGATTTCCCCCGCCATGACAACTATCACGATCGAAACGACCAGCGGCGACGCCGCGTCAAAGTCCCTCCAGGTGACCGTGCCGGCCGAGCGCGTGCGCTTGGCCGAGGACCGGGCAGTCCAGCAGGTCTCCCGCAACGTGCGCCTCCCCGGCTTCCGGAAGGGTCACGCCCCCCCGGCCATCGTTCGGAAGCGCTACCACGACGCCATCCGGCAGACCGTGCTGGACGAGGTCATCCGCGAAAGCTGGGACCAGGCGCGGGAGTCCGAGTCGCTCAAGCCGGTGGCCGACCCCTCGGTCCGCAACCTCAAGTTTGACGAGGGCGGCGCCATCGAGTTCGAGCTGCACGTCGAGGTGCGGCCGGAGGTTACCGTCGCCACGGTTGGTGGGTTCACGCTGACCCGCGAAGTGTCCGAGGTCACCGACGAGCAGGTGGACGAGCAGCTCGGGCGGCTCCGCGAGCAGAAGGCCACCTGGCTTCCGGTGGAGGGGCAGAAGCCCAGCCCCGGCCAGATGGTCCAGGTCGACGTCACCGCGCTCGACGACGATGCGTCACCCGAGCCGCAGCCGCATTCGATCGTGCTCGGCGAAGGGCAGGCCTTGCCGGCCCTCGAAGAGCGAATCATGGAACTCCAGCCCGGCGAGGTGGCGGAGACGGAAGTCCGGCTCCCCGACGACCATCCGGACGAGAGCCGCCGCGGGAAGGTGCGCAAGCTCCGGGTCGCACTCCACGAGGTGAAGCGGCAGGACCTGCCCCCGCTCGACGACGCCTTTGCGCGTGAGGTCGGGGACTTCGAGGACCTCGCCGCCCTGCGTGCGGCGGTGCGCTCCGATCTCGGGCAGGACGCCGTGCGCGAGGCCGACGCCCGGGTTCGGGATCAGCTGATCCAGAAGCTGGTCGAGGCGAACAACATCGAGGCGCCCCCGTCGCTCGTGCATCGCGTCATTCACGGCTACTTGCACGCCTACGGCGTGCCGCACGAGAAGGAGCCGGAGTTCGCGGCGCAGTTCCAGCCGGTGGCTGAGGCCCAGGTCCGGCGCGACCTCGTCCTGGCCGCCGTTGCCGAAGCCGAGAGCCTCTACGCGACCGAAGCCGACGTCGACGCCCGGATCGCGGCAATGGCCGAGGCCCGCAACGTGCCAGCGGGTCAGGTCTACGCGTCACTACAGAAGGCCAAGCGACTGCCGGAACTCGAGCGCGCCATCACCGAAGACAAGGTCTTCGGCTACCTGCTGCAGCAATCCACCGTGGAAGGGTGAGTCCAGTGTCAGTTTATCCCCCGTACATCATCGAGCGGTCCAGCCGCGGCGAGCGGACCTACGACATCTTCAGCCGCCTGCTGATGGACCGTATCGTGTTCCTTGGCGCCGGCATCAACGACGACGTCGCCAACATCATCATCGCCCAGCTGCTCTTTCTCGAGGCGGACAATCCGGAGAAGGACATCTACCTCTACCTGAACAGCCCGGGCGGAGTGGTCTCCAGCGGCATGGCCATCTACGACACGATGCAGCATCTCCGGGCGCCGGTGAACACGATCTGCATGGGCATGGCGGCCTCCATGGGGTCCTTCCTCCTCTCGGCGGGTGCCAAGGGAAAGCGGAGTGCCCTGCCCCACAGCCGCATCATGATTCATCAGCCGTCCGGCGGCGCCCAGGGCACCGCCTCGGACATCGAAATCCAGGCTAGAGAGATCCTCTACCTGCGCTCTAAGATGAATCAGCTCTACAGCTTACACACCGGCCAGCCGATCGAGACGATCGAGCGCGACATGGACCGGGACCGGTTCATGAGCGCGGAAGAGGCCAAGGAATACGGCCTGATTGACACGGTCTTTGAGCCCCACAAGGATTGGCTCGCCCCCCAGGCCTAGCCTTGACGCCCCCCGGGACCCGGCCCACCTTTGGGGTGGGGTCCCCCCTTTACCATCGGCGGCCAGCGCATGTCGAACGACAAGCATCTCCGCTGTTCCTTCTGCGGGAAGTCCAAGGATTCGGTCCGGAAGTTTATTTCCGGTCCGTCTGTTTACATTTGCAACGAGTGCATCACCCTCTGCAATGAGATTCTGGCGGAGGACGAAGAGCGGGAGGTTGCCGAGAGCATCACCTCCGTTCCGACCCCGGCGGAGATCAAGAGCACCCTCGACGAATATGTGATCGGCCAGGAGCGCGCCAAGCGCACCCTTTCCGTGGCCGTCTACAACCACTACAAGCGCATCAACGCCGCGGCCGCCCGCGATGGCGAGGTGGAGCTCGAGAAGTCGAACATTCTGCTTCTCGGGCCGACGGGCGTGGGCAAGACATTGCTGGCGCAGACGCTGGCCCGCATCCTCGACGTCCCGTTCACGATTGCCGACGCCACGACCCTGACCGAGGCCGGCTATGTCGGCGAGGACGTGGAGAACATCCTCGTGCGGCTGCTGCAGGCCGGTGAGTTCAACGTCGCCGAATGCGAACGGGGCATCGTCTACATCGATGAAATCGACAAGGTCGCCCGCAAGTCGGAAAATCCCAGCATCACGCGGGACGTTTCGGGCGAGGGAGTCCAGCAGGCGCTGCTGAAGATTCTCGAGGGCACGGTGGCGTCGGTACCGCCGCAGGGCGGACGCAAGCATCCACAGCAGGAATACATCCAGATCAACACCAAGGACATCCTGTTCATCTGCGGCGGCGCCTTCGACGGGCTCGAGAAGATCATCGAGGCGCGTCTCGGCCGGCAGAAGATCGGGTTCACCTCCGGCGCCCGGGCCGAACGCCCGGCCGAGGCGGCACACGACCCGTTCACCGACGTGGAACCGGACGACTTGCTTCGCTTCGGCTTGATTCCCGAGCTGGTGGGCCGGTTGCCCGTGACGGTATCGCTCGAGTCGCTGGACGAGGCCGCCCTGGTGCAGATTCTGCTCGAGCCCAAGAACGCCCTCACCAAGCAGTACCGGAAGCTCTTCGAGCTCGAGGACGCCCGGCTGACCTTCGATGCCGAGGCCCTGCGGGCCGTGGCCCGGAAGGCGCTGAAGCGCGGCACCGGCGCCCGCGGCCTCCGCGCCATCCTCGAAACGACCATGACCGACATCATGTTCGACCTGCCGGACAGGGAGGACGTGCGCGAGGTCGTGATCACGCCGGAATGCGTCAACGAGGGCAAGCCCCCGCTGGTGGTCACCGAGCGGGTCAAGCAGAAAAAAGAAGCGT
The DNA window shown above is from Gemmatimonadales bacterium and carries:
- a CDS encoding BamA/TamA family outer membrane protein, translated to MTGPAVDLPDQLPHPVESLAVQPANSIRRTCRSLAPVLVLLALSATTAAAQGAPVTRDSITVAPGPQFSTTSWIRWLGTPMFGSRYRDLWRTPITLPLLDLAATAGGLAVSGRGAGMQAGFIYLTGADGSHWVFYPLDRPEPHSFPAGVVPEAVGDGLVTDLVSGRNPAGPLVAAALAEAADVPNQDAWLVAVPAGSGLQLVAAGDSARAGYLIRGDPVATTDSTGPVTDGTVITARAFLHRVLTQPQERIDARAVLVAVLFNAYVGNLNPRFLEWRWQAAVEDSGVRWRPLGLFRATALSKYNGIVSSAWRPLAPDLVNFGKKYPHVVTGNSDQQSAYRLMVGSLARSTWDSVAMSLQERLTDSVIDAAVARMPSAYQGKVGTDIASGLRHRRDHMSTLVDRMYRQVRQDAEIYATTASDRVVLQWDGRDSLAVRIGTRRPAPYLARETNRLTLFLGTGTDTLEVVGGPGKAPAVRIAPLPGESLFVTGSGDQRALTIFGKSADMITDRPGDLRIQSRTLTDPLALIDSTGEERSDVPRTYHPTGWLALTSGVGLLIGGGVVRTDWSGDARPYRNRLTLRAAYGSDSKHGVVELLGDFRFARSPLQLQVEAVASGVGAVYFYGYGNQTPGDSANAYYRAGRNLYGLAPTLLLPLSDRIKVGVGIELKSVNTPLDSNLYIGIAQPYGSPDFGEAGFTGEFVLDTRDVRGAPRKGVLASVTGGWYPWVKDGSGDFTTVSSSLATYLTPRWWQAMTVATRIGGTTTSGSVPYYQAAFVGGGRTVRGLPQGRYEGDHSLYGNLDLRLRVTQIQFVLPWDFGVLGLADVGRVWVTGEQSNVWHPSFGGGLWAALLDRSLAASLTVAGGAGQGIFINALGGFTF
- the dnaK gene encoding molecular chaperone DnaK, yielding MASKIIGIDLGTTNSVVAVMEGGDPVVIPNAEGGRTTPSVVAFTKDGERLVGQVAKRQAVTNPKQTIFSIKRFMGRRTGEVKEEASRVPYPVADGANGLAAVEIQGKKYTPPEISAMILQKMKQTAEDYLGTTVTEAVITVPAYFNDSQRQATKDAGKIAGLDVKRIINEPTAAALAYGLEKKKDEKIAVFDLGGGTYDISVLELAEGVFEVKSTNGDTHLGGDDFDQRVIDWLVTEFKKDQGIDLSKDPMALQRLKEAAEKAKMELSSTQQTDINLPFITADQSGPKHLNYNLTRAKFEQLVDDLIQRTMPPMQQALKDAGLDPKSIDEVILVGGSTRIPKIQEVVKEFFGKEPNRSVNPDEVVAIGAAIQGGVLGGDVKDVLLLDVTPLSLGIETLGGVTTILIPRNTTIPTKKSEVFSTAEDNQTTVEIHVLQGERQMAVDNRTIGKFQLTGIPPAPRGMPQVEVAFDIDANGILHVSAKDKTTGKEQKIKIEASSGLSDQDIEKMVKSAEAHATDDKKRRDEIEARNQLDGLMYKVEKDSKEWVDRLSEDAKSKLDNALEGGKGALKTGDPDLIRRALDELNAAYSAAGASLYQSAQGTAEPAADGAGPAEGAAPAEDVVEADYEIVDDTKK
- a CDS encoding trypsin-like peptidase domain-containing protein — encoded protein: MSVRTRNWLKFGSLVGLAFMLGLLFAGVLELPGATQAQSQSGLLAQPASFQSAVPAVTRQPVPSNGSAASMLVALSDAFADVAEGVKPSVVVVRSQKTSAAPQAQLPPEMQRFFPHNRQGPRVEQSGGTGVVVSTDGLVLTNNHVVEGADKVTVELPDRRVFNATVVGTDPNTDVAVVRIKATGLKPVVLGNSDDARVGEWVLAIGNPLGNALTFTVTSGIISATGRGLIGLPNRSQGSIQDFIQTDAAINPGNSGGPLINVRGEVIGINSAIASETGLNAGYGFAIPINLARNVMEQLVSTGHVERAALGITIRDAGPNDAAYVGLAEIRGVKVETFSPNSPAETAGLRPGDIIISVDGKPVNYTAQLQTAIGFMRPGQVVQVEVARKGGARKTYAVKLTALNVPEVAQGPSAQPDEEAAPEAGAVIAPLGITVQKISADDAAQMGLPRGTGGLVVLDVTPDGPSWGVLSATRAGGPPEVILSVEGKPVSDEAELRAALAKPGPGGIVTLDVLRPTSNQRRIERIKLAE
- the tig gene encoding trigger factor; this translates as MTTITIETTSGDAASKSLQVTVPAERVRLAEDRAVQQVSRNVRLPGFRKGHAPPAIVRKRYHDAIRQTVLDEVIRESWDQARESESLKPVADPSVRNLKFDEGGAIEFELHVEVRPEVTVATVGGFTLTREVSEVTDEQVDEQLGRLREQKATWLPVEGQKPSPGQMVQVDVTALDDDASPEPQPHSIVLGEGQALPALEERIMELQPGEVAETEVRLPDDHPDESRRGKVRKLRVALHEVKRQDLPPLDDAFAREVGDFEDLAALRAAVRSDLGQDAVREADARVRDQLIQKLVEANNIEAPPSLVHRVIHGYLHAYGVPHEKEPEFAAQFQPVAEAQVRRDLVLAAVAEAESLYATEADVDARIAAMAEARNVPAGQVYASLQKAKRLPELERAITEDKVFGYLLQQSTVEG